The Medicago truncatula cultivar Jemalong A17 chromosome 4, MtrunA17r5.0-ANR, whole genome shotgun sequence genome includes a region encoding these proteins:
- the LOC120580177 gene encoding 50S ribosomal protein L2, chloroplastic has protein sequence MAIHLYKTSIPSTRTRNRLIYGQHHCGKGRNARGIITAGHRGGGHKRLYRKIDFRRNEKDIYGRIVTIEYDPNRNAHICLIHYGDGEKRYILHPRGAIIGDTIVYGTEVPIKMGNALPLSAMPLGTAIHNIEITLGKGGQLARAAGAVAKLIAKEGKSATLKLPSGEVRLISKNCSATVGQVGNVGVNQKSLGRAGAKRWLGKRPVVRGVVMNPVDHPHGGGEGRAPIGRKKPSTPWGYPALGRRSRKKNKYSDNLILRRRSK, from the exons ATGGCGATACATTTATACAAAACTTCTATCCCGAGCACCCGCACACGAAATCGTTTGATTTATGGACAGCATCATTGTGGTAAAGGCCGTAATGCCAGAGGAATCATTACCGCAGGGCATAGAGGGGGAGGTCATAAGCGTCTATACCGTAAAATTGATTTTCGACGTAATGAAAAAGACATATATGGTCGAATCGTAACTATCGAATACGACCCTAATAGAAATGCACACATTTGTCTCATACACTATGGGGATGGTGAGAAAAGATATATTTTACACCCCAGAGGGGCTATAATTGGAGATACCATTGTTTATGGTACAGAAGTTCCTATAAAAATGGGAAATGCCCTACCTTTGAGTGC TATGCCCTTAGGCACGGCCATACATAACATAGAAATAACACTTGGAAAGGGTGGACAATTAGCTAGAGCGGCTGGTGCTGTAGCGAAACTGATTGCAAAAGAGGGGAAATCGGCAACATTAAAATTACCTTCTGGAGAGGTCCGTTTGATATCAAAAAACTGCTCAGCAACAGTAGGACAAGTAGGGAATGTTGGAgtaaaccaaaaaagtttgggCAGAGCCGGAGCTAAACGTTGGTTAGGTAAGCGTCCTGTAGTAAGAGGAGTAGTTATGAACCCTGTAGACCATCCACATGGTGGTGGTGAAGGGAGGGCCCCGATTGGTAGAAAAAAACCCTCAACTCCTTGGGGTTATCCTGCACTTGGAAGaagaagtagaaaaaaaaataaatatagtgatAATTTGATTCTTCGTCGCCGTAGTAAATAG
- the LOC120579888 gene encoding protein Ycf2, translated as MNSVGPSNDTMDDSKDSFNINWYSKLIVPLLYRKKISDRDEDSKYHTRMNNHLFPKEIKEFVGNPTRAGRSFLYDRWSELQLDLNPTERLFKKEEGVSFVLLRQSENKEIANIVKIHMYLQNTVSIHPISSDPGCDGVAKDELYSSDSFLNKNRLFGLFDLFHDRNRAGYLLHHDFESEERFQEMANLFNLSITKPDLVYHKGFSFSIHSSGLDQKQKFVNEVNSRDESKKKFLLVLPPLFYEENESFYPNNTYGYIKNLWNRFHRNSEYGIQRYQIGKKIFNHRPTRKYTINQHFSNWKKNQKKWPLILIYQTERSMNKDPNAYKYKWSNGSKNFQEQLDRFISEQNSRFQVVFNRFQVVFDRLHMNAYSIDWSEVIDWSEVIDKKDLSKSLYFFLSKFLPFLSNSLYFFLSKFLPFLSNSLPFFFVSFGNIPVHRSEIHVYELKRPNDPLGNQLLESIGLQIVHLKKRKPFLLDDFYTSKKSKLSFNEGTISPFLFNKRENWISFHTRKKKKKEEEKKKRRKSFYNMDFSMISHDQENWRNPLKPFHRSSLISSFLKAHRLRFFNNQYAVRSCNYDFLKYVLTGIDDSEGKNHEYLKLKSQMMYLFYNRYWIHTQYSEKDFSGKYLLSEKRKKHSPCLTKDSEKYLRSEKRKKHSPCLTKDSEKYLRSEKRKKHSPCLTKCFEKGPMYRNYQRNSVFSTLSKLKQFQPYIIQLLLTRTGHEYLNLIFLDTFLDLLAILRRSPKFLQFVSIFHDIRDGSKRILREKLCLSPRNPIREILSKCRHNFLVHVCEDILENESPLISTHLREFFVLNLILLLVTGYLVQTHLVFVSRFSNELQTEFEEVKSLMIPSYMIELEKLLDRYPISELNSFGLKDMFLVALKQLGNFLEERRGSASAGNMPRGGGPAYVVKSIRSKKNDLNLIDLIRIIPNPINRIAFLRNTRHLSHTSKAIYTLIRKRKNLNSDWIDDKIESWILNSDFIADKEREFMVQFSTLTTEKRIDQILRSLTNSDRLSKNNSGYQMIEQPGTIYLRNLIDIHKKNLLNYEFNTSCLAERRIFLAHYQTITYSETPCGANLLHFPSHGKPFSLRLTVSPPRGILVIGSIGTGRSYLVKYLATNSYVPFITVSVNKFLDNYPKGFDINDLFDEDDDDDDLFDEREGTIYSLLPRTEDRGYNLDRYDSDYLDRNYDSHLEFLSMDYPIPEDIIPEIDQFFLTLQFELAKAMSPCIIWIPNIHDLDGNESNDLSLGLLVNSLSRDSEKSSTRNILVIASTHIPQKVDPALIAPNKLNTCIKIRRLLIPQQRKHFFSLARTRGFHLEKKIFDTNGCGSITLGSNVRDLVALTNEALSISIIQKKSIIDTNIIRHALHRQTWDFRSQIRSVEDHGILFYQIGRAVSQNLLLSNFSIDPISIYMKKKSCNGVDSDLYKWYLELGTSMKKLTILLYLLSCSAGSVAQNLWSLTGPNEKNDGITSYRLLYNDSDLVHGLLEIEGALLGSSQTGSPFENDGVTFLLRPEPRNPINMIQNGSRSILDHRFLYEKNESGFEEGEGVLDPLEEDLLNHIVWAPRIWRPWEFLFDDCIERSNEFGFPYWERSFWDKQISYDEEGELQENDSEFLQDGTMEYQTQKRSFKEQGVFRISQFIWDPSDPLFLLFQDDPSVSVFSHRELVADEEMSNRLLTCQTKKIYWKYLNKPWFRKNMPEQNFELLIDRQRQFRTNSSFSNELFRSTTLSESYQYLSNLFLSNGTLLAQITKTLLRKRWLFPEEMVVTICSNNE; from the coding sequence ATGAATTCCGTTGGACCGAGCAATGATACAATGGACGACTCAAAAGATTCGTTCAATATCAATTGGTATAGTAAGTTGATTGTTCCGCTCCTGTATCGAAAAAAGATCTCTGATAGGGATGAGGATTCGAAATATCATACGCGGATGAATAATCATTTGTTTCCAAAAGAAATCAAAGAATTTGTTGGGAATCCTACAAGAGCCGGCCGGTCTTTTTTATATGACAGATGGTCAGAACTTCAGCTGGATTTGAATCCTACTGAGAGGTTATTTAAGAAAGAAGAAGGTgtttcttttgttcttttgaGGCAATCGGAAAATAAAGAAATAGCTAATATAGTCAAGATACATATGTATTTACAAAATACTGTCTCAATTCATCCTATTTCATCCGATCCAGGATGTGATGGGGTTGCGAAAGATGAGCTTTATAGTTCCGATTCATTCTTGAACAAAAATAGACTTTTTGGGTTATTTGATCTATTCCATGACCGGAATAGGGCAGGATACTTGTTACACCATGATTTTGAATCAGAAGAGAGATTTCAAGAAATGGCAAATCTATTCAATCTATCAATAACTAAGCCGGATCTAGTGTATCATAAgggattttctttttctattcaTTCGTCCGGATTGGATCAAAAACAAAAGTTCGTAAATGAGGTCAACTCCAGGGatgaatcaaaaaagaaatttttattgGTTCTACCTCCTCTTTTTTACGAAGAGAATGAATCTTTTTATCCAAACAATACCTATGGATACATAAAAAACCTATGGAATCGATTCCATCGCAACTCGGAATATGGAATTCAAAGGTATCAAATAGGAAAAAAGATTTTTAATCATAGACCTACAAGGAAATACACGATCAACCAACATTTctcaaattggaaaaaaaacCAGAAGAAATGGCCTCTTATTTTGATTTATCAAACCGAGAGATCTATGAATAAGGATCCAAATGCATATAAATACAAATGGTCCAATGGGAGTAAGAATTTCCAGGAACAATTGGACCGTTTCATTTCTGAGCAGAATAGCCGTTTTCAAGTAGTGTTCAATCGATTTCAAGTAGTGTTCGATCGATTACATATGAATGCATATTCGATTGATTGGTCTGAGGTTATTGATTGGTCTGAGGTTATTGACAAAAAAGATTTGTCTAAGtcactttatttctttttgtccAAGTTTCTTCCATTTTTGTCTAACtcactttatttctttttgtccAAGTTTCTTCCATTTTTGTCTAACTcacttccttttttctttgtgaGTTTCGGTAATATCCCTGTTCATAGGTCCGAGATCCACGTGTATGAATTGAAACGTCCGAATGATCCACTCGGGAATCAGTTGTTAGAATCAATAGGTCTTCAAATcgttcatttgaaaaaaaggaAACCCTTCTTATTGGATGACTTTTATActtctaaaaaatcaaaattatccTTCAATGAAGGAACAATATCACCATTTTTGTTcaataagagagaaaattggaTATCATTCCATactagaaagaagaaaaaaaaagaagaagagaagaagaagcgcAGGAAATCTTTTTATAACATGGATTTCTCAATGATATCTCACGATCAAGAGAATTGGCGGAATCCGCTGAAACCATTTCATAGAAGTTCGTTGATATCCTCTTTTTTAAAAGCACATCGACTTCGATTCTTTAATAATCAATATGCGGTAAGGTCCTGTAATTATGATTTTCTTAAGTATGTTCTTACTGGAATTGATGATTCAGAAGGGAAGAACCATGAGTATCTCAAATTAAAGTCACAGATGATGTATTTGTTTTATAATCGATATTGGATTCATACTCAATATTCTGAGAAAGATTTTTCTGGGAAATATTTACTATccgaaaagagaaaaaaacacaGTCCTTGTTTAACAAAAGATTCTGAGAAATATTTACGATccgaaaagagaaaaaaacacaGTCCTTGTTTAACAAAAGATTCTGAGAAATATTTACGATccgaaaagagaaaaaaacacaGTCCTTGTTTAACAAAATGCTTTGAAAAAGGGCCGATGTATAGAAACTATCAAAGAAATAGTGTTTTTTCAACTCTCTCAAAATTGAAGCAATTCCAACCATATATAATACAATTGTTACTTACCCGGACAGGACATGAATatctaaatttaatatttttagataCTTTTTTAGACCTATTGGCGATACTACGTAGGAGTCCTAAATTTCTACAATTTGTATCCATTTTTCATGATATTAGGGATGGATCCAAGCGAATTCTTCGGGAAAAATTGTGTCTTTCACCACGGAATCCTATACGTGAGATTTTGAGTAAGTGTCGACACAATTTTCTTGTGCACGTGTGCGAAGATATTTTGGAAAATGAGTCACCATTGATATCGACCCATCTGAGGGAGTTCTTCGTTTTAAACCTTATCCTTCTTCTTGTTACCGGATATCTCGTTCAGACACATCTTGTCTTTGTTTCTCGATTCTCTAATGAGTTACAGACAGAGTTCGAAGAAGTCAAATCTTTGATGATTCCATCATACATGATTGAGTTGGAAAAACTTCTGGATAGGTATCCTATATCAGAACTGAATTCTTTTGGGTTAAAGGATATGTTTCTCGTTGCTCTGAAACAATTAGGAAATTTTCTAGAAGAAAGACGAGGTTCGGCTTCTGCTGGCAACATGCCAAGGGGTGGTGGTCCCGCTTATGTGGTCAAATCCATACGTTCGAAGAAGAACGATTTGAATCTCATCGATCTCATAAGGATTATACCAAATCCCATCAATCGAATCGCGTTTTTGAGAAATACTAGACATTTAAGTCATACAAGTAAAGCGATCTATACCttgataagaaaaagaaaaaatctgaATAGTGATTGGATTGATGATAAAATAGAATCCTGGATCTTGAACAGTGATTTCATTGCTGATAAAGAAAGGGAATTCATGGTTCAGTTCTCTACCTTAACGACAGAAAAAAGGATTGATCAAATTTTAAGGAGTCTGACTAATAGTGATCGTTTATCAAAGAATAACTCTGGTTATCAAATGATTGAGCAACCGGGAACAATTTACTTACGAAATTTAATtgacattcataaaaaaaatctactaaatTATGAGTTCAATACATCCTGCTTAGCAGAAAGACGGATATTCCTCGCTCATTATCAGACAATCACTTATTCAGAAACCCCGTGTGGAGCTAATCTTTTGCATTTCCCATCTCATGGAAAACCCTTTTCGCTCCGCTTAACCGTATCCCCTCCTCGGGGTATTTTAGTGATAGGTTCTATAGGAACTGGACGATCCTATTTGGTCAAATATCTAGCGACAAACTCCTATGTTCCTTTCATTACAGTATCTGTAAACAAGTTCCTGGATAACTATCCTAAAGGTTTTGATATTAATGATctttttgatgaagatgatgatgatgatgatctttTTGATGAGAGAGAGGGTACCATTTACAGTCTTTTACCTAGAACCGAGGATAGGGGCTATAATTTGGATAGGTATGATAGTGACTATCTCGACCGTAACTATGATAGCCATTTGGAGTTTCTAAGTATGGACTATCCGATACCTGAGGATATCATACCGGAAATAGACCAATTTTTTCTCACGCTTCAATTCGAATTAGCAAAAGCAATGTCTCCTTGCATAATTTGGATTCCGAACATTCATGATCTGGATGGGAATGAGTCGAATGACTTATCCCTGGGTCTATTAGTGAACTCTCTTTCCAGGGATTCTGAAAAATCTTCTACTAGAAATATTCTTGTTATTGCTTCGACTCATATTCCGCAAAAAGTGGATCCCGCTCTAATAGCTCCGAATAAATTAAATACGTGTATTAAAATACGAAGGCTTCTTATTCCACAACAAAGAAAGCACTTTTTCAGTCTTGCTCGTACGCGGGGTTTTCACTTGGAAAAGAAAATATTCGATACTAATGGATGCGGGTCCATAACTCTGGGTTCTAATGTACGAGATCTTGTAGCACTTACCAATGAGGCGCTATCGATTagtattatacaaaaaaaatccattataGACACTAATATAATTAGACACGCTCTTCATAGACAAACTTGGGATTTTAGATCTCAGATAAGATCGGTTGAGGATCATGGTATACTTTTCTATCAGATAGGAAGGGCTGTTTCACAAAATCTACTTCTAAGTAATTTTTCCATAGATCCTATATCTATCTATATGAAGAAGAAATCATGTAACGGGGTGGATTCTGATTTGTACAAATGGTACTTGGAACTTGGAACAAGCATGAAGAAATTAACGATACTTCTTTATCTTTTGAGTTGTTCTGCCGGATCCGTCGCTCAAAACCTTTGGTCTCTAACCGGACctaatgaaaaaaatgatgGTATCACTTCTTATAGACTCCTTTATAATGATTCTGATCTAGTTCATGGGCTATTAGAAATAGAAGGTGCTCTGCTGGGATCCTCACAGACAGGAAGTCCTTTTGAGAATGATGGAGTAACATTTCTTCTTAGGCCCGAACCAAGGAATCCTATCAATATGATTCAAAATGGATCTCGTTCTATCCTTGATCATAGATTTCtctatgaaaaaaatgaatcGGGGTTCGAAGAAGGGGAAGGAGTCCTCGACCCGCTAGAGGAGGATTTATTGAATCACATAGTTTGGGCTCCTAGAATATGGCGCCCTTGGGAATTTCTATTTGATGATTGTATCGAAAGGTCCAATGAATTCGGATTTCCCTATTGGGAAAGGTCATTTTGGGACAAGCAGATCAGttatgatgaagagggtgagcTTCAAGAGAATGATTCGGAGTTCTTGCAGGATGGAACCATGGAGTACCAGACACAAAAAAGATCTTTCAAAGAACAGGGCGTTTTTCGAATAAGCCAATTCATTTGGGACCCTTCGGATCCACTCTTTTTGCTATTCCAAGATGATCCTTCTGTATCTGTGTTTTCACATCGAGAATTGGTTGCAGATGAGGAGATGTCAAATAGACTTTTGActtgccaaacaaaaaaaatttattggaAATATCTAAATAAACCCTGGTTTAGGAAGAATATGCCAGAACAGAATTTCGAATTGTTGATTGATCGACAGAGACAGTTTAGAACCAATAGTTCATTCTCAAATGAATTGTTTCGTTCTACTACTCTATCCGAGAGTTATCAATATTTATCAAATCTGTTCCTATCTAATGGAACCCTATTGGCTCAAATTACAAAGACATTGTTGAGAAAAAGATGGCTTTTCCCGGAGGAGATGGTTGTTACTATCTGTTCCAATAACGAATGA
- the LOC120580064 gene encoding 30S ribosomal protein S7, chloroplastic, with protein MSRRGTAEKKTAKSDPIYRNRLVNMLVNRIMKHGKKSLAYQIIYRAMKRIQQKTKTNPLYVLRQAIRGVTPDIAVKTKTRRVSGSNKKVPVEIGSTQGKALAIRWLLGASRKRPGRNMAFKLSSELVDAAKGSGDAIRKKQETHRMAEANRAFAHFR; from the coding sequence ATGTCACGGCGAGGTACTGCAGAAAAAAAAACCGCAAAATCCGATCCAATTTATCGTAATCGATTAGTTAACATGTTGGTTAACCGTATTATGAAACACGGAAAAAAATCATTGGCTTATCAAATTATCTATCGAGCTATGAAAAGGATTCAacaaaagacaaaaacaaatccaCTATATGTTTTACGTCAAGCAATACGTGGCGTAACTCCCGATATAgcagtaaaaacaaaaacaagacgCGTAAGCGGATCGAATAAAAAAGTTCCCGTTGAAATAGGATCCACACAAGGAAAAGCACTTGCCATTCGTTGGTTATTAGGCGCATCCCGAAAACGTCCGGGTCGAAATATGGCTTTCAAATTAAGTTCCGAATTAGTGGATGCTGCCAAAGGGAGTGGCGATGCCATACGCAAAAAGCAAGAGACTCATAGAATGGCAGAGGCAAATAGAGCTTTTGCACATTTTCGTTAA
- the LOC120579889 gene encoding protein TIC 214 encodes MIYQLFILDRLVGLWLKILNSAIVMGLYYGFLTTFSIGPSYLFLIRARVMDKGTETEIAATTGFITGQLMMFISIYYAPLHLALIRPHTITVLTLPYLFFNFVYKNNKHYYSADSHFYLDLDYGYKNPNSIRKFRIYKVFFNNLFFQLSNPLLFPSSILLRLMNIYLFRSNNKLLFLTSSFLGWLIGHIFLMKCIGLILLVWSKQKNSIKSKLTMRFDKYILLQLRNYVGQIFVVFSFVIVVHYLGRTPVPYLYTYTDEILEYDEKQKDEINGETEIDVEIDSEQEQNGSIEDEEDILSYLFPKKDKTLENIEQDNNLLALEKPLNMNKKKCTGINEISKQVPRWSYELIDELEQMTERLTKEFQIRSAKAERMVIFNGNTDSLTLNIGPRNDNDAIPEVDLNHEFFLVNFLREPDFDRDIIKGSMRPLRRKIATTKLSQGNAQPHSPIFLEMIDPLYFIFGDLFDDLSQIFKEMFRKPGTDNSEFVEFQERLEHKYEEDAKDDAEIRRLKIEEDWEKDFRDWSREVHIKCTYQGIPVSDKELPKNWFDEGIQIRILNPFVLKAWHKSKVMEH; translated from the exons ATGATTTATCAATTGTTTATACTAGATCGTTTAGTAGGTTTATGGCTTAAAATACTAAATTCAGCCATTGTGATGGGACTGTATTATGGATTTCTGACTACATTCTCCATAGGGCCATCTTATCTCTTCCTTATTCGAGCCCGGGTTATGGACAAAGGGACCGAGACGGAAATAGCAGCAACAACCGGGTTTATTACGGGACAGCTTATGATGTTCATATCGATCTATTATGCGCCTTTGCATTTGGCTTTGATTAGACCTCATACAATCACTGTCCTAACTCTACCgtatcttttctttaatttcgtatacaaaaacaacaaacactATTATTCGGCGGATTCTCACttttatttggatttggattacGGATACAAGAATCCAAATTCAATACGTAAATTTCGTATTTACAAAGTATTCtttaacaatcttttttttcagTTATCAAACCCCTTGCTTTTCCCAAGTTCAATCTTACTAAGATTAATGAACATTTATCTCTTTCGATCCAACAATAAATTGTTATTCTTAACAAGTAGTTTTCTTGGTTGGTTAATTGGTCATATCTTTTTGATGAAATGTATTGGATTGATATTATTAGTTTGGTCAAAGCAAAAAAATTCGATCAAATCTAAGTTAACTATGCGATTTGATAAGTACATTCTATTACAATTGCGAAATTATGTGGGTcaaatatttgttgttttttcatttgttatcGTTGTCCACTATTTAGGCAGAACACCGGTTCCATATTTATATACTTATACTGATGAAATCTTAGAATACGACGAGAAACAAAAGGATGAAATCAATGGTGAAACAGAAATCGATGTTGAAATAGATTCGGAACAAGAACAAAACGGCTCCATCGAAGACGAAGAAGATATTCTTTCTTATCTTTTTCCGAAAAAAGATAAGACTTTGGAGAACATTGAGCAAGATAATAATCTCTTGGCATTGGAAAAACCTCTT AACATGAACAA AAAGAAATGTACTGGAATAAACGAAATCAGTAAACAAGTTCCTCGATGGTCATACGAGTTAATCGACGAATTGGAGCAAATGACGGAAAGACTAACAAAAGAGTTTCAGATTCGTTCCGCAAAAGCCGAACGTATGGTAATTTTTAATGGGAATACAGATTCACTGACTTTGAATATTGGTCCTAGAAATGACAATGACGCTATTCCTGAAGTGGACCTAAATCACGAATTTTTTCTAGTAAATTTTTTACGCGAACCAGATTTTGATCGAGATATAATTAAGGGATCTATGCGCCCTCTAAGGCGTAAAATAGCGACAACGAAACTTTCTCAAGGAAATGCACAGCCCCATTCCCCCATTTTTTTGGAGATGATAGAcccattatattttatttttggtgatcTTTTCGATGATCTATCCcaaattttcaaagaaatgtTCAGGAAACCTGGTACTGACAATTCAGAATTTGTGGAGTTTCAGGAAAGGCTCGAACACAAATACGAAGAGGACGCCAAAGACGACGCTGAAATAAGACGTCTAAAAATAGAAGAAGACTGGGAAA